In one window of Erythrolamprus reginae isolate rEryReg1 chromosome 1, rEryReg1.hap1, whole genome shotgun sequence DNA:
- the LOC139158186 gene encoding vomeronasal type-2 receptor 26-like, translating to MPMLREKEICLAFTQLLDSDFVHCAGWKIIHILNTWSKVEVIVLFGDSSTIRNVQLFVLAYETQTKLSFLKVWIFTSNWKFNVLKSEYLLQAIKPFHGALHFRDYTRDISEFSHALMSLDPLNPQGDHFLPKWWMWVFYCEIQKPGVMLPKGKKPCTGKQNLQNLPSYLFETSMTGESYKIYNAIYAVANALHVMHGPRGGPGMLKFGKRISNIQPWQLLHYLRTVQFNNSAGDEIYFSKNGLGSAHYDLLNWVLFPNLSFVSMKVGHIDPGAPQNQHFTINSDAIVWARKKVPFARCGMKRCHAGERRRVPEGEQVCCYQCMPCPEATISNQTDAASCDPCSEDTYPNKDKVKCIAKKIHFLAYQEPLGYALTSLPLSLSMVTSIVLAIFLKHCDTPIVKANNRDLSYTLLVSLLFCFLCSFLFIGRPHMLTCLFRQITFAILFSLAISSILAKTVTVVLAFMATKPGNRAKKFLGKPLTISIVLACPLVQVLLCAIWLITSPPFPIFDFHSLAGETILECNKGSALMFNAVLTYLGFLALVSFTVAFLARKLPDSFNEAKFITFSMLIFCSVWITFLPTYLSTKGKSMVAVEIFSILASGAGLLACIFFPKCYIILFRSDLNQRANIMGHKNF from the exons ATGCCAATGCTCAGggagaaggagatctgcctggCTTTCACTCAGTTGCTGGATTCTGATTTTGTTCATTGTGCAGGTTGGAAAATAATCCATATTTTAAACACTTGGTCTAAAGTCGAAGTGATTGTTCTGTTTGGAGACTCCAGTACTATTAGAAATGTACAACTATTTGTGTTAGCTTATGAAACGCAGACAAAACTATCATTTCTAAAAGTCTGGATTTTTACATCCAATTGGAAATTTAATGTGTTGAAATCTGAATATCTATTACAAGCTATAAAGCCCTTTCATGGGGCTTTGCATTTTAGAGACTACACCAGGGATATCTCAGAGTTCAGCCATGCTCTCATGTCTTTAGACCCTTTGAACCCACAAGGGGATCACTTTCTCCCAAAGTGGTGGATGTGGGTCTTTTACTGTGAAATTCAGAAGCCAGGAGTGATGCttccaaaggggaaaaaaccatgtACAGGAAAACAGAATTTACAGAATCTGCCATCTTACCTCTTTGAAACAAGCATGACAGGGGAAAGTTACAAAATCTACAATGCCATTTATGCTGTGGCAAATGCTTTACATGTAATGCATGGACCCAGAGGGGGACCAGGCATGTTAAAATTTGGAAAGCGGATCTCAAATATCCAGCCATGGCAG CTTCTTCACTATTTGAGAACTGTCCAGTTCAACAACAGTGCTGGAGATGAAATCTACTTCTCGAAAAATGGACTGGGGTCAGCTCACTATGATCTTCTCAATTGGGTTCTCTTCCCCAATTTATCATTTGTCTCCATGAAAGTTGGACATATAGATCCTGGGGCTCCCCAAAACCAGCATTTCACCATCAACTCTGATGCAATTGTCTGGGCAAGAAAG aaggtgccctttgccaggtgtggcatgaagaggtgccatgcaggagagaggagaagagttccAGAGGGAGAGCAGGTCTGTTGCTACCAATGTATGCCTTGTCCAGAAGCAACCATTTCAAACCAGACAG ATGCAGCTTCCTGTGATCCTTGTTCAGAAGACACATATCCCAACAAAGACAAAGTCAAATGCATTGCTAAGAAGATCCATTTCCTTGCCTATCAAGAGCCTCTTGGATATGCTTTAAcgtctctcccactttctctctccatGGTCACATCAATAGTCCTGGCAATTTTCCTTAAACATTGTGATACACCAAtcgtcaaagccaacaaccgagatCTCAGTTACACCCTACTAGTCTCCCTCCTGTTCTGCTTCCTCTGCTCTTTCCTCTTCATTGGTCGACCCCACATGCTCACCTGTCTCTTCCGACAAATAACCTTTGCCATTCTCTTTTCCCTTGCAATTTCTTCCATCTTGGCAAAAACTGTCACggtggttctggccttcatggccaccaagccagggaACAGGGCAAAGAAATTCTTAGGAAAACCATTGACCATCTCCATTGTCTTAGCCTGTCCTCTGGTCCAAGTCCTTCTTTGTGCCATCTGGTTGATaacctctcccccatttcccatCTTTGATTTCCACTCCTTAGCAGGAGAGACTATCTTGGAATGTAACAAAGGCTCTGCTTTAATGTTTAATGCAGTCCTCACCTACTTGGGGTTTTTGGCCCTCGTTAGTTTCACAGTGGCCTTTTTGGCCAGGAAATTGCCTGAcagctttaatgaagccaagttcattactttcAGCATGCTGATCTTTTGCAGTGTGTGGATCACCTTCCTCCCTACctatctgagcaccaaagggaagtccatggtggccgtggagatcttctccatcttaGCCTCTGGGGCTGGTCTCTTGGCTTGCATCTTTTTTCCAAAATGCTACATTATCCTATTTAGGTCAGATCTAAATCAGAGAGCAAATATAATGGGGCACAAAAATTTCTAA
- the LOC139158187 gene encoding vomeronasal type-2 receptor 26-like gives MPMLKEKEICLAFTQRVKHFSADRSRSYSKMWQKADTTIFFGDSATLTDFQWCLMDYVDQEMEPLQNVWILTSSWKLIVIENVNLWHSLKPLHGALHFRDHAGEILEFRNFILSLDPLRPQGDMFLPLWWETIFACEFHKPGKFYPRGTKYCTGKEHLQNVPSSLFEASMTGESYNIYNAVYALAHALHTMYGSTVRPALMRLGKRISNVQSWQILPYLRNIQFNNSAGEEVSFSENGLGFARYDLFNWVFLPNQSIALVKVGQTDSGAPPGQDFILNSDAIIWTTKKVPFGRCAMKRCQAGERRSVPEGRQVCCYQCDPCPEGTVSNQTDAAHCEPCPEDQYPNKDKDHCIAKTIHFLAYQDTLGYTLVSLSLSLTFITIAVLAIFLKNHDTPIVKANNQDLSYILLVSLLLCFLCSFLFIGRPGKFTCLFQQSAFAILFSLAVSSVLAKTVMVVMAFIATKPGNRTRNLLGKPLTNSIVLLCPLVQAILCTIWLITSPPFPNFDFHSLLGETILKCNEGSASMFYAVLAYLGFLALISFTVAFPARKLPDSFNEAKFITFSMLVFCSVWITFLPTYLSTKGKSMVAVEIFSILSSGAGLLACIFFPKCYIILFRPDLNQRKNIMGCKNL, from the exons ATGCCGATGCTGAAAGAGAAGGAGATCTGCTTGGCCTTCACTCAAAGGGTAAAACATTTTTCTGCAGATCGGTCTCGTTCATATTCCAAAATGTGGCAGAAGGCTGATACCACTATATTCTTTGGAGACTCTGCAACTCTTACAGATTTTCAGTGGTGTCTGATGGATTACGTAGATCAGGAAATGGAACCGCTTCAAAACGTTTGGATCCTGACATCCTCTTGGAAACTTATTGTAATTGAAAATGTAAACTTATGGCATTCTCTAAAGCCCTTGCATGGGGCTTTGCATTTTAGGGACCACGCGGGTGAGATCTTAGAATTCAGAAATTTCATCCTGTCTTTAGATCCCTTAAGACCACAAGGTGATATGTTTCTCCCGTTATGGTGGGAAACGATCTTTGCATGCGAATTCCACAAACCAGGTAAATTTTATCCACGGGGGACGAAATATTGTACTGGGAAAGAACATTTACAAAATGTACCATCTTCCTTGTTTGAAGCAAGCATGACAGGTGAAAGTTATAATATCTACAATGCCGTTTATGCTCTGGCACATGCTTTACATACAATGTATGGATCCACAGTTCGACCAGCCCTGATGAGGcttggaaagaggatctcaaatgTCCAGTCATGGCAG ATTCTTCCCTATTTAAGGAATATCCAATTCAATAACAGTGCTGGAGAGGAAGTCTCCTTCTCAGAAAATGGACTGGGATTTGCTCGTTATGATCTTTTCAACTGGGTTTTCCTCCCCAATCAATCAATAGCTCTTGTGAAAGTTGGGCAAACTGATTCTGGGGCTCCCCCGGGTCAGGATTTCATTCTTAACTCTGATGCAATCATCTGGACCACAAAG aAAGTGCCCTTTGGCAGGTGTGCCATGAAGAGGTGCCaagcaggagagaggagaagtgTTCCTGAGGGCAGGCAGGTCTGCTGTTACCAATGTGACCCTTGTCCAGAAGGGACCGTTTCTAATCAGACAG ATGCAGCTCACTGTGAACCCTGCCCAGAAGACCAATATCCAAACAAGGACAAGGACCACTGCATTGCCAAGACGATCCACTTCCTTGCCTATCAAGATACCCTGGGATACACTTTAGTTTCTCTCAGTCTTTCTCTCACTTTTATCACAATAGCAGTTCTGGCAATTTTCCTTAAAAATCATGACACACCAATCGTCAAGGCCAACAACCAAGATCTcagctacatcctcctggtctccctcctgctctgcttcctctgctccttcctctttATCGGTCGACCTGGGAAATTCACCTGTCTCTTCCAACAGTCTGCCTTTgccattcttttttctcttgcagtttcttctgtgttggcaaaaactgtCATGGTGGTTATGGCCTTCATAGCCACCAAGCCAGGAAACAGGACAAGGAATCTCTTAGGAAAACCACTGACCAACTCCATTGTCTTGCTCTGTCCACTGGTCCAAGCAATTCTTTGTACAATCTGGCTAATaacctctcccccatttcccaactttgacTTCCACTCACTACTAGGAGAGACAATCTTGAAATGTAATGAAGGCTCAGCTTCCATGTTTTATGCTGTCCTTGCCTACTTGGGTTTCCTGGCCCTCATCAGTTTCACAGTGGCTTTTCCTGCCAGGAAATTGCCTGAcagctttaatgaagccaagttcattacttttagcatgctggtcttttgcagtgtttggatcactttcctccccacctacctgagcaccaaaggaaaaTCCATGGTGGccgtggagatcttctccatttTGTCCTCTGGGGCTGGTCTGTTGGCttgcatttttttccccaaatgctacattatctTATTCAGGCCAGATCTGAATCAGAGAAAAAATATAATGGGGTGCAAGAATCTCTGA